GTGCTCACATTAAGTCAAAAATTCCGGGTCTAATCTTTACCCAAAACCTTAAAATTTTAGAGATTTCAGTGTCTTGATGTGCTGGTCGTTACAATCCTGTTAGGGCTAAGGTGTCCTGTGGCACTGTCCCACATCTTCCCCTGTGACAAACAGAACTACTGCTTATTTCTTGAACTTCTCCCAGCTCGCCAGGTTGCCACAAGAGAAGCTTATTAGAAACTTCAGGCCCTTTCCTCCACGGTCTGGCATTCTTGTACAAACATGGGCCCAGTGCATGAACTTCCCTGTAGCTAAACTCATTTATTTTAACAACTCGGTCaactcaaaaaaataaaaatccactcAAACCATTCAACTTTTTAAGCTTGCAAATACGTAACAGTACAAGCAAACCgcatttttcagcagttttttaTCTAAGAAGTTCTTTAACTTCTTGGAGCTAGCACACGAAGCAAACGCAATCCCCTGTACTGCACCAACCCCAGCTACTCACTAGTCCCTTGAGTCCTGGTGACAAGCGTCTTCCCGATGTTCCGGATATTGAACATCGCCGGAGCTTTGACGTCGTACCAGTCCTTCTTGGAGAAAGGGTCGACCCTTAAATCAAATGAAGAAGGTTTTTTAACCCACTTTCTCAAGCCAGGCCGCAGTAGGACCTTCCTCTCCCAATGCCCGCCGCtgctcccgccccgccgggcccaCGCCCGCAGACGCCATGACAGCATCGGCCCTGCTCCGGCCGGGCCGCAGCCGCCATCCGCCCCGCATCCCCGGCATCCCGCCGCCGCAGCGCCCCGCCCGGCGCCCCCGGGCACCGCCCGCCCGTGCCCCGGCGGCCCTCACACTTTCTTCTTGGCGCCCTTCTTGCCGCCCTTGGTGAGGCGCTTGTTCTTCCCGACCGCCATCGTCCGGCCCGAGCCGCGGAAAGGGCGGGGCGCGCGCGCTCCCGCGAGATTATACGAGACCGACGCTCGCGCGAGACCTGCGAGAACGGGGCCCCCTCCGGCGCCGCGAGCGAGGGCGGCCCGGCCGGGACGTACCACGGCGGGACGGGACCAACGGCacggggggggcggggggagcctCGGCACAGCCCGTGCCCGTGAGCGCCCCCGCCTGGAGCCCTGCGGAGCGCCCGCTCCGGCGGGACTTGAATCCCTGCGGCCCGGCCCGGGACTCCCGATCCCTGCGGCCCGGCCCGAGACTCTCGATCCCTGCGGCCCGGCCCGGGACTCCCGATCCCTGCGGCCCGGCCCGGGACTCTCGATCCCTGCGGCCCGGCCCGGGACTCCCGATCCCTGCGGCCCGGCCCGGGACTCTCGATCCCTGCGGCCCGGCCCGGGACTCCCGATCCCTGCGGCCCGGCCCGGGACTCCCGATCCCTGCGGCCCGGCCCGGGACTCTCGATCCCTGCGGCCCGGCCCGGGACTCGCGGCCGGAGCGCAGAGCAGCGGCGGAAATGGGGATGCGCGAGTGGGGCCGCTGTGCGGGCGGGCAGAGCCGCAGGGACGGGGTTCGCTGCACCGACTGTGCCCGGGCGAAAGGCAGGTGCCGCCTCCTGCCCGCTCTGATGTCTTCAAGCTGGATTATCTGTCCCCAGGCTGAATCTTGTCACCTTTTGTAAACGTAACTGATGTCGTCTGGTATTTTCTACAATGGAAGTTGTTTAATGAAGAACTTTGTATTTCAAACATCGCGTAAGAGTACGTGATAGAAATAAATATGCATTAGACAGGCGGGCTCATGTAAATTTTACTGTGCAAAAGATGTAACTTTACCCCATGTTGTGTTTGATTTGTCGAACCTCCACCTTGCATCCCGCACGGAATAAACAatgtctcctttctaaatgaCACTCTGTGTTTGGAGAGCTCCTAAAatcagcagctttcccaggtCTTGGGGCGCTGAGGGGACAACCAGAAGTTGGAGGTCTGGGCTGCCCCGAATGCCTCGGCCGATGGCTCCTCTCCCCAGCGCAGCGGGCAGGAGGAGGCTCCGCTCAGCCCCTGcgtgggcagggatgggacGTGGAGAACTGCCCAGGACAGTGCCAGGCAGTTGGGACTCCCCTGGGACAAGAGGTGACCACAGGCTGTGGTTCACCAGTGAGCCTCACAGCAGCATCTGACAAGGATATGCCTGAGGCTCTGCCAGGTAGGTGGGATCCAGCACCCGTACCTGCACCATGCCAACTAGAGACAGCCCATTGCCAAGCACCCAGGCTTGTTCCCCCTCCTGTGGACACCATCCCCTTTGCACCCATACCAGGACAGTGGAAAGCAGAGTGTGTCCAAGGGGTCATGATGAGAATCCCCATCTTCCTTCCATGCCCAGGAGCAGGGTACTGAGAGCCAGCAAGGGAGCTGTGCTAACCTTTCACGTCCGTGAGGTTTTGGCCAGGGGCCAGAGCTGTTCCCACTGCAGGGACTGTGCACCTTTGAGGAGGATTTCTTTAGAGGCTGTAGAAATTCTGCCAGAGCCCAGGACCCTCTGCACCTTCACTGTGGCCAGTCTTGGAAGTGTTACAGTACCTCTGGGGAAGGTGCTGCCCAGGACCTCATTCTCTGTTTGCCTCTTCCCATCAGAGTCTCTCTGATGTCTTAGAAGAGGAGGATGGAGACCACTTGCACCCACTCGTGACAGCCTCTCCTGAGCACTGCATGCCTCTCCCTCTGGAGGGGACATGCTTACCTTGGAGCTCCATTACGATGGTCAGGGGAAAGGAGTATTTGATGGGCTCAGGCTGGCTCCTGGCTCTTTGCTTGGCTCTGCATCAatggagcagctgggagcatGGGAGgtagcagagaggaaaaatgcatGCTGGCACTTCCCAGGCCAAGATGTCCCAAGGGGACATCAGGAAAAGGAACACATATGCCCCTTAGCACTGCAGAAGAGCCACGGATGTGCCACATCTTTCAAGAGTTGTAGGAACATCTGCCAGCTGACCCAGACGTGATGTTGACATCCTGCTCCCCACCAGGGAACCATGTATCTTGCCCTGCCATCCAAAAGAATCCAGGTATCCTTTAATGGGAGAGGTGGCCAAGGCCAGAGCGGGCAGAGGCCACCCAAGGGGACGCACGCAGACAGTCACATGGTTTGTTAATGACTGCCTAATGACCTTGGGGGCTATGAGGGTGAGCCGGGCCTCTTGGACACCTGGCTTCCCTCAGACATCCATTGGACCTTGCTCTTTaccctgcccctcctcctggATCCTTGCCCattgggcacagctggggccaGTATAAAAGAGGTGCAGAGGAGTGGGAGGGATCCTGGAGACCCTGAGGCCATAAGGGAAACCGAGGCACACGCGCAGGTGCGGGTGAGGGGTGCATAGGGGACCAGAATGTCTGTGGGAGGGGTCTGTGAGGAGCCCAGGAATCCCGTGGGGAAGGAAGGCTGTGTATGGCATCTGGGTGTCGGGGCACGTGGTGCACCTATAGGGGAGCCAGGGGTCTGAGGAGCAGATACGGGGTGTCCCGTGGGGGCCTGAGGCTTCTGCGGAGTGCGTAACTTTAGGGGATCTATGCTACCGGGCAAGATCCACAGATAGCCCAGCTGTCCAGAGATGGACCTCCATGCGTTGGGAGGGGATTTGTATGGGACCCAGAGATTTGGGAGGGGGAGTTTGTAGAACAACCAAGCACCCAGGGCGGGATTTCCAGTCGGGGGCCCAGAGGTGCAGATGGCCCTAACCCCACCTTCCCCAGGTATCCATGGCGAGCTGGGTGCTGTGCATGAccctggtgctggcagcactggcaggggcGCTGGGCGAGACCCACTATGAGAAGTTCCTGCGGCAGCACGTGGACAACCCCCGGACGCCCACGCTGGCGGCGCATCGCTACTGCGAGACCATGCTGGCGCGGCGGCAGGTGACGGCCCCGGGCAGGCCCTGCAAGCCCTCCAACACCTTCGTACACGCCCCAGCCGCGGACCTGGTGGCCGCCTGCTCCCAGGCGCCCGACCCCGCCACGGGGTTCCACAGCACCCCGAGCGCCATGAGCCTCACGGCCTGCCGCCTGCGCGGCGGGAACACGCGGCCGCCCTGCGCCTACCGCGCCcggcagctgcagcaccacgTGCGCGTGGCCTGCCGCGACGGGCTGCCCGTGCACCTGGCGGGCACCTCCGCCGGCCCACAGTGAGGCCTGGCACGGCGGTGCTGGGCACCGATCCTCCCTCCCACCAGGGGCTCTGTCAGTGCCGGAAATAAAGGAGGTGTCAGAGGCCTGGGCTCCAGCATCAGCTTCTGGGGGGACCCTGCGATCGTACCCCTCCCTGGGTGCCCCCTGAGCCCCTTGGGTGACCCCAACCTGTCCAAGCTGTATGTGGCCCCTGTGTGCCTTATAAATCCCTGAGTTTTCCCAGCCTCCTGGGTGTCCCAGAGCCCCCTGGGGTGTCTGTACCCTCTCCTGTGCCCTCTTCCTTTCTTGGGTGTCTCACAACTCCCGTGGGTGCCTCATAACCACCACCACTCTCCCAGCCCAAGGCCCCCCAGTCTCCTGGATGTGCATGCAGCCTTCTCCCCTGTGTCCTGACCCTTTGGGTGTCCCATTGCTTTCCTGGATAGCCTGTAACTATCACAGGGTTTCCCAACCTCCCACATGCCTTATAACCTCTCTGGGTACCCCCAAATTCTCCCACTTCTGCCCCATAAACTGTCCCATCTCCCACATGCCTCTGACCCCATCTATGACCTCTCTGTGGCTGAAGCTGTTCCCCCTTGGGGCCCCCACAGGACTGACCCCCGGCTGGGgccacacagagccctgagccccCATCCCACACACACTGAACACAACACACACACTCGCACGGTGCACACAACGTGCAGCCACACTCACAACGCAAAGCATTCAACACTGacactcctgctcctggcacaaCACACAGCATTAACACACATAGGGCACACGTACCAGGACGTACACACAGtatgcacacacatacagaaGTTGCATTCCTGAGTATCCATGGGATTTCACAGTTTCAGCTTGTGTTCATCACCTCTTGTCCTTCATTCTCCCCGTCAGTACTTACCAGTAGACTTACAAGCTCCCCCTGTCTTatgagccttctcttctccagctgaacagtCCCTGCTCTCTCAGCTTCTTTTCTGATCAGAcatgctccagtcccttcctCATCATCAGTTCCTTGCTGGACTCTCTCCAGTATGTCCATGTCCTCATGTACTGGGGAGTCCAGCACTGGATCCAGCACTCCAGGATCCACCACtctcagtggtgctgagcagaggagcaggatcaGCTCCCTGCACGTGCTGGCAGCACTCTGCCTAATGCAGCCCGGTAGGCTGGGGGACCCCTTTGCTCTGGTTCTCTTTCTGTGGGAGCCCTGAGAAGTCCCATGGGACTGCTGAAATCCAGGTGCTGTACTGCTGCAAAAAGACAGCCCAAATGCATCCAGAAAGTGTAggtgaggaggaaaaggagtgCAGAAAATGGTCTCagtccttttcctctctccctgagATACCTCTTGCTCATGTTCCTCAAGTAACTCAGGTGCTCCTTTTCTGAAGTTCAAGTGAAAGGCATTTCGAGGGCCATCCATGGACTAGTGAACACCTCTCAGCACTGGCGTTGTGAGGGGAGCACTACTCTCTGAGCACTGGGAAGAAATGGGGGTATTTCAAGGGTATTTGGGGCATTTCTGGACCAGCAATTTACAGCAGACTCACTTCTCCACCCTGCTCACTCCTGGCCATGGGAGGAGCTGACTGGCTCAGGAGGGAATCCCTGGGGTCTCTGCAAGTACAAGGGTTTGATCTCTGCTTCTCACTGCCTTGGTTCTTCAGGGCTTGGAGGAGGATTTCCATCTCTCCACTTGTTCTCTGGTAGCTGAGATCATCCTCATAGTGATAGAGAAAAATATCATCCCTGTGATTTACCCCAACAAGCTTTGCACAGCCTGTGGAGTGCATGGGAGAGGCAGCATCCATCCTGGGGagacagctctgagctgcagtcCCAGAGCAGCAATGCCATTTCTGGGATGCCCAGCATGCTGTGGCTACCTGAGTCTACTGTAAAGTCTGGATGATTCCTGACATCTCCCATTTGACGGCAGGGCAGCTCCACCACTTCAGAACATCCcatcatcccattccatcccatcccgtcccgtcccgtcccgtcccatCCCATTATTGCACTGTTGGTTCActcctctgctgtgtttttcccTAAGACACAGATCTGTTTCTTCAGCATATGTTTGTGTCTGTTCTTTGTGAAGGCTAAAGGAATCAGGATCATCCAGAGGGTGTTGTGGCCTTTGCCATAAGCAGCAGTGGGCCATTTACAGGCAGTGATCAGCAAATTTGTAACAGCAGCAAGTAGCAAAAAGCCGGAGAGCGACTTGTGAAAATAACAGAAGGAATTTTGCAATATTATGTTTTAATAAAtcactgcatttatttcttaatttcttcctcatttaGTTACTTTCATGTCCTGTCCAACACACTCAAACATAAAGTTGAGAGGTTTGTAGTTGATTCTGCTTTGTAACACAGAAACTGATCATCTCTGCTTTGTGGGTATGAGATAAGCAGCTTCCATAAGGTCGCAGAAAAGTCTGAGACAGGAGCTCAGTTCAGACCTCCTCAGCCTTATTTAATAGTCTCCCTTCCCATTTAtgagctttatttttctgaagaaaagaaaaagatgcaacaaaaaatgtttcaagAAGAGCAAAACTTCTCTCTGAGTCATATCTGCTTGACTTTCGTGCCCAGAGTTTGCTTTGACAGTGgtcagcctgctctgctctctcacTCTATTGTCAAATAATCAATTCCTTCACCAGAAACTGGCTGTTGCTTGTTTTGCACAGGGAAACGAAACAAATAATGCTGACTCACCTGCTTTGTTATGGCTCATGAGCTTCCACCACCCAGCCTTTGATGGTATAAATGAGAGGCATGAGCAGTGTGTCAATATTTCCAGTGCTACTGTGGAAATTTGTTCCTGCTTCTTGAAAAGCAAGggcattttttaaagaactaTAGCTGAGAATTGCTTAAACAGGCACTGCAAAGAccttcagaaatatttactcAGAAAAGTCAAATATCAGCTCCATGGATTTGGCAGAACGAGTCCTATGAAACCAGGCTGTTGCTGCATGCCATGCGTGCCAAAGTTGATatggaaaaatttctttccagTGTATTGCTTGCTCTTAAAATACACCCTGcacaaatacagcaaaatacAAGACAGTTTCTGTGCAGCACATCCACCTTTCTTGTGTGTTTGGaccactgggaaaggggctgccaggctgcctgGGGGCAGCACAAGACAAGAAAACACCCCTTTCCCCTCCACAGTACCTCTGACAACCTGGGGTCTGTGGTGCTCCTCCAGTCACTGCTCCTCAGCACTGTCCCTGTGGCACACAGACCTCAGTCTGTGTTCCCAGAGATATCCTGCAATCCTCCACCCCGAGTGGGTGACACACTTGGTCCCCAGGGTGCAGGGTCATCTGTGTCCCCTTCCACACAGGGAATGATCCATCCTCTCCACTGTTCTCAGAGATTCTGGGCATGGGCACAAGAACGCCTGCTAGGagagggcagctgctgctgctcatggCATGGTGGGGACAGCAAAGACAGGAGGGCATAAGACAGCAAAGTCCTTAAACTCAGCTGTGGCACTCAGCTGAGGCTTAGGTGTCACTTTCCCTGCAACAGCTACCCATCAGAAATCCTAACACACTTCTCCTGTTCAAGCATCCACCCTAAGACCTAAAACCTAGGACTGTTCGGGCCGGAGAAGAAGCATGAGCTACCACAGGGGAAAGTACCAGGAAAGCTGTGAGCTAGGGATTTCTCTTTGTATGAGACCAAGAGGCCACTCACCCagtctaataaaaaaaaaagtagctgaAAAGGACTATTGTTGGCCTCTGgtctgctgggaatgctgctgcaaGATGCCAATACCAACACCAGAACCAGATTCAAGTGCCCAAACTCAAGGGAAAGGGTTTTGATCAAGTTAACATCCCACACCATGCAGGCCCTGTGCCAATACCTGCAACAGCATTTGTCACTAAATTGAAACTCAGCAGGCAAAGTGGATCAAGTCTCGTGTTTCATGGGCTGGTTGAATGTTTGACTACTTCTTGAGTCCTACTGAGTACCCAGCTAAGCTTTGCAAGCCACTTGCCTTGCAAATTATCTCCCCCTTGCCAGCAGAACATGGATCTGTCATGGCCAGTCCCTTTCTCCTTCAGTActctcctgcagagctgccaccaaCCTCTTCCCTACATTCATGCTCAGAAACTGAGTCATCTCTTCATCTTATCTCAGAAAAACATGTTGGGCTCCTTCAGGTTCTCCAGCTCTTTCATTACCCTGCTGGCCCATGTGAGATCACATGCAGCAAGTCAGAGCCAGAGCTTCCAGAGTGTTGTGTCCAGGATGATCCATGGGATGGACAGAGGTTCCCAAGCCAGAAAGCCCCTGCTACCTGTACCAGAGGAAAGTGGACCCAGAAGTCAGATGCAAGACAGCCAGGGTATAAAAATTCCCAGCGGTTGAAGTTGGAGCCATCCCACATtcttccagcaggcagggaCGTGCACAGCCTCCTCCCTAAGGGGATCAGGGGAAATTCGTTGCAAATGGGTGCCCAGCCAAGGAACTATCCACTCCTGTCAGCAGCAACCATAGACAAACAGattagaaatatgaaaaatcCAGGTGAGAAGCCTGGAAAAGATTCACGAATTAAAGTACACAAAGTATCAAGAAAACCTAGGGAATCAAAATTCCCCAAAAGACAGGCTGTGTCTGGAGGTGAATCTGGGCTGGAGGAAGGTGCTCATTAATTTCTCCCTGTTAGAGCTATGAGGAGGGTAGCTCAGCTAGTGACATCCTGTCTCAAATAAGCTGATGCTGATCTCTCTCCAAATGTCCCAAACTTACCGCCTTCTCCAAGGGCTGCAGAACTGATATCAGGACCAGGACAGTTCATCTCTGCCTCAGAGAGTAAAAGAAGTCTGCAAcctttgaaaaatcttttttattttctcagtagCACTGTCTCTGTCCCAATCTGAGTGGCTTCTCCATGTCTGGATGTAGGGAAAGGGGCTAAAAGGAGCCAGGCCAGTTTCTCCACCTTTCACTGTGGATGatgctgctcctgcatcccaTCTGCTGGAGAAACGTGTTTGCAGtgcacccagccctgtgcaTTTCTAATTCAAACACCAGCAGCATTAAGACCTGGCTGGCCTGCAGTGGTCCCAGCCTTTCACATGACAGCTCATCTCTCAATAAAGGAGTTAAACAAATGTTAGACACAAGGGACAGGTGGATTACCAGGCAaagagagggagctggagggatGGGGAAAGCAAAGCAACCTGCCTTGACTTTCCCCTCAAGGCCTTGGGGGTGAATTGGGGATTTTCCATTTCATTAGTGTTACAAGGGGTAATTCCCAGCTTCATCCTCATGAACAGACCCACCCTGAGCTCTCTCTCACCCCTTCACATCCAACAGTGGTGCTCCACTACAGCTGCACCATTAGAGAGGAAAGCCAGGCTGTATTAGTATCAAACAAAGGTAACAGGCAGCTGACATTGAACTgcccacagagaaaaaaagagctgaTACACAGAAACAAGCAGTAATTTTTGTCTTGAAAGGGAGAAGCAAAATGAATGTCAAAACTCACAAAAGATGTGTATTTGAAAGTTCCAGGTTCTCCCTTGCAAAGGAGCATTCTGTGAAATGCCCTTGCTCCTGAAAAGAACCAGCCAGCCGTTCATCCCTGCTTCCCACTCTAGAGTGTGGTGTTGTTCCCAGGCAAAAAGGCTCTGATGCTTTGGGAGAGGTGGGGATTGGAGGACTGTCCCAGGAGCACAGAAATCAACTCAGTACAGTGAGTTCATTAGAAACATGCACGCATGCAGGCAGGAGTTTATTAGTCCACATTTACCATACCAAAAAACAAATATCCCCAAAATACAGCAGGTTTCCAGTTTTTCCTGCTCGCAAACTAACAGTGCTGAGGATACTAAACATGCCTTGTGCACTCTGACTGGAGCACGGGGCAGGAGCTGAACGTGCATTCGCAGCTGAGATTCAAACCTCTCACATATGAAAGGGCTGTGTACCTTTAGCTGCAAGGCAGTTGGGAGccctcagctgcctctgagACACATCCAAggtcagagcagctgcagcaactTTAATGTGTGCAAGAGGGAGGCTGGCTCGGCAGATGCTAAGtactggcagcacagccagtcCTCCAGTTCAACGCTCCGCTCCGTGTCCACGGCCCTCTCTGCAAACTTCATCATGAGCAGGGCACGCTTCATGTCCACCCAGTTCTGCAGCACCTGGCGCAGGGTTTCCTCGTGGCTGAGGGGCTGCTCCATGAGGTCTTTTCGGGGCCCCCAAAGCAGACACTGCAGCATCCGCTTGGCCTCGGTGATCCGCACACGCTTGATGGGATCTGCTTCCAGTAGTAGGTGGGCCAGCTGCTGGAGTCCCCGGGAGTAGATGGACAGGCTGGGTAGAGCAGGGAGGTCCTCAGGGCTATACTCCTGCTCCCTGAGGTGCACCTTCTCCTCGAAGGGGTTGGGCTGGTGCAGCAGTTCATAGATGAGAATACCAGTCTGAAACTCATCAAACTTCTTGTACTGAGAAGCCGACACAATCTCCGGGGCCAGCCGGGCCTGACTCTTCTTCAGCTTGGAGTCTCCAGTTCCAGTCTTCTGTTTAGCTTTCAAAAAATTGCTGATGATGAGGCGGGGTAAGTGTTTCTCGTCTTTGGCTTTCACACAGCTCATGGGGGGCTTGCAGGGCACAAGCAGGAGGTTCTCCAGGCACAGGTCACGATGGATGATGCCGTGCTCTTTGAGATGCTCCAAGCcattgcagagctggaggagcaggaagcaAACGCGACGTTCGTACAGCTCCGGCTTGGCTTGGTGGAGCATCACCGAGTCCCTCACGAAGTCGGCGGTGGTCTGGCTCGGCACCTCGCGGGTGATGACCACCACGCAGTCGTGCTCACTGGCTGTGCGGGAGGCAGGGAAGCCATCTCCAGGCACGCTCTTCCCCACATCTGAGGGCAGCAGCATGCTCGAGGGGACGGAGGCCACAAAATGGCCACAGTCCTGCTGGATGTTGAAGTGaactggcactgcagggctgcagtaCGAAGCAGCTACCTTGGACTCCTGGGTTTTACAAATCTGTGAAGAGAGACCAAAAGAAAAGTCTCATCAGGCAGTGACAGAAACAGGGCAGAGATCAGAAACAGAGAGGTGAGATGCTAAGCTGTGATTTGCAGATGCTCCAGAAGACAACAGCAGAAGCAGGATGTGCACTGGCCCTGGCTTGAGGATCATTTTTGTCCTGCAACAGCCCAACCTTAGCCACCAGATGTCTGGGTTGCATTTCTGGGCACACTTCCTTTGCCAGGCAATGCCCAGTaactggaggaaaggaggacaGTAGTCCTACCATGAATGAGTTCTGAAGATTTTGTTTCACTGCCAACAGAAGCAATATCACAGATATCATTGAGATAAACTCCTCCAACCCAAGAGACTTCCCTGGAGGGAGAAAGGCTTGTGGCAGAACACATGCTGTTTCCATCTCTGGAGATAGTTAACACTCCTGGATGAGCCCCTATGCGATGTGAGGTGATTGTGAGCAATAGTGCTGTTCGTGGTGAGGGGTGGAAGAGGCCTCCAGCACTTTCTTTCCACCTGATCCTTCTCTGCTCCCAAGCCCTGGAACCACTTTCACATCCTCCTCAACCATTCCACTTCTTTGTGTCAGCACCTGACCAATGGCTGAGGGAAACCAGCAACAAGCTGTACTCCTCAGCACAGACTAAAAAACCACCAAAGAGAAAATGTAAGCTTACAACAGGCCTAGAAAGAAGTGAGAGGGCAGCAAACTCtagggagaaaaatgcattttataatCTGGATTCTCTTTAACCTACATGACTTcaatcttcattttcttctgtattttagcTTTATATTGCATTAGAGACTCAAACCCAGATTTATTATAGGAGTATCCATTAGCTTATGGGGCCTTCTGGCATTTCTATTATactctttttcccctttatttagCAATGTTTTTATATGTCATCCACGGGAGTAAGCAACAGGCTGAAACTCAGCATAAAAGGTTTCAAAGCCTGGAGCGTgccagtgccaggcacagcatGCGTGCAAAATCGTACCAGAAATCGATTTTGCCTCTAAGTTAAAATATACACAAGAATAGCGGGGAGCTGAAGAGGGCTGCTTTTGTATTCCTCTAGCAAGGGTTTGAATCTAGGCATTTGCGGATAATTCACTCAGATGAGACAATACTCTGGAGATGGGGCATTTCAAACCCCTATTGTCCTCTCTTTTCTAAACAAAAACACCCTCCCTTGGCTTATTTGTGGAAAGACAAGCTTTGGAGAGCTAGGCAGAATGCAGATGAATGCTGTGGGACCCAGGATGACGCAGGAGGTCCCcaaatgcagagcagagcttCCAGCCCTCTGGCTAACAAACCTGCTCGTTCCTCCTCCCAAAGGAAAGACATGTAAGGCATAGGAAAAGGGGGGGAATTCCTGGCAAGAGAGAAGTCTCTGGAAGAACAACTACAGCCAAATGAGTACAGGGAAATCTTCCCCATCCAGCCATTCTTCTTGACTTTGGCTGCACCGGAGGCATCCTCCCTGCTGAAAGCTCCAAGTAAGAGCCTGGGCTAGCTTAGTCACGCACCTCTAGTGGAGAAAGAAGCCAAGGCATGGAGCATATCTTGGCTTAATTCCTCTAAAGCCATTTCCAAACTGTTTTGTACATAGCAATGTCTGTCTGTGCACAGCTCAGACTCTGGCTCCTGCTTCTTAATAGGCTCCTTGGCTCAAGTCTGATCCTCTGCCCATTTTGAGCTCTCCAAGTCTAATTTTACCTACAGGTCTGTGATCTCTTTCATGTCAAAAAATCTATACCAGAAGCCAGGAGG
This genomic window from Prinia subflava isolate CZ2003 ecotype Zambia chromosome Z, Cam_Psub_1.2, whole genome shotgun sequence contains:
- the LOC134563610 gene encoding ribonuclease CL2-like; the encoded protein is MASWVLCMTLVLAALAGALGETHYEKFLRQHVDNPRTPTLAAHRYCETMLARRQVTAPGRPCKPSNTFVHAPAADLVAACSQAPDPATGFHSTPSAMSLTACRLRGGNTRPPCAYRARQLQHHVRVACRDGLPVHLAGTSAGPQ